The segment AAGCCGAAGTAGCCCACCGCACCTGCGTAGGCACAGCGTTTGCTCTTTTCGCACTCATTGATGATTTCCATAGCTCGCACCTTCGGCGATCCGCTGACCGTCCCTGCCGGGAAAGTGGCACGCATCACATCGTATGCGGACTTCTCGGGGCGCAGGCGGCCATCCACATTGGAGACGATGTGCATGACATGCGAGTAACGCTCGATCACCATTAGGTCGCTGACTCTCACGCTGCCATAGTCTGCCACGCGGCCCACATCGTTGCGGGCCAGATCGACCAGCATGATGTGCTCTGCACGTTCTTTCGGGTCATGGAGCAGTTCATCGGCCAGCGCATCGTCTTCGGCCTTGGTTTTGCCACGCCAGCGTGTGCCAGCGATGGGGTGGATGTCGATCCGGCCATCCATGCACTTCACGTGCACCTCCGGCGAGCTACCGACGAGCGCAAAGCCCTGCGGGAAGTCCATGCAGAACATGTACGGGCTAGGATTCACATGCCGCAGAGCCCGGAAGAGGTCGATCGTGCTGCCGTGATACGCCGTCTCGAAGCGCTGTGAGGGCACTCCCTGGAAAATATCGCCCGCAGCGATGTACTCCTTCATTTTGAGCACCATCGCCTCGTATTCCTCACGGGTGGTGTTCCCCGCAGGCGCAGGCAGTTGCTCATTGGACACTGGCGCAAAGGCCTGGAGCGGTTTGGCCGCCAGGGGCTTTTCCAAGCGGGTCATCACCTCCGAAATCTGCTCCTTCGCCCATTCGTAGGCAGCCTCCAGCGTCGCGTGCTCATCCGTATGCACATTGGCGATGATCGAGAGCCGCCGCGTGCGGTGGTCAAAGACCAGCACCGTATCCGTGATCATGAAAACCATGTCCGGCAGGCCTAGCTCATCCTTTTTCGGCGCAGGCAGCGTCGGCTCAAAAAAACGCACCATGTCGTAGGCCAGGTAGCCTACTGCTCCACCGTGGAAAACCGGCAGCGGCAGCGCATCATGCGGACGGAAGGCCTTCATCAGCATCTCCAGCTCGGTCAGCGGATCACCCTCCGTCGTGAATGTGCGCTTCTGGCCACGCTCCTCGATCTCGATCTCCTTACCCCTCGCGGTGAAGATGATGCGCGGTGAGCTACCCAGCAGCGAATAGCGCCCAGAGTGCTGCGTCAGCTCCGCAGACTCCAGCAGGAAGCCGCAGCGGCCATCATGGATCTTTTGGAAGGCGGAGAGCGGCGTTTCATAATCCGCCGTCAACTCTGCCACCACTGGTACGAGCGATCCCTTTTCCGCGAGTGACTGGAAGGTGGGAAAATCGGGCTGAAGATGGAGCTGGGGCATGAGCGGGCCGATTCTGGATGCGAAATGCCTGAAGATCAAAGCAGAAGCCGCAGCAGAATGCGGCTCCGTGCCACTTATCGGCTCTCCGCGCCCACTTGGGGCGTGAGCATGCCCTTTGGCCCCTCAGGCCAATACGCACCATCCTCGATCCACTCACGCAGCGTGCCGATCTGGTCCTCCGTCAGGCTCATTTCTCTCCGTGGCATCATTTTCGGATGGCTGCCTCCACGCTGCACCGCACTGATCAGCAGACTGCAATCAGGATCATCCGGCTGGATGTAGTCACGGCCACTCGCACTGCGAGCAAAGGCGGTAGCCTTGCTCGATAGATTCATCGCAGGCGGACGCAGTGCACCATTGTGGCAGCTCAGGCAGTTCTGCTGCAAAATCGGCTTCACCTCACTGAGAAAGAACGTTTCGCGTTCTGCATCCGCAGCACCAGGAATGACAGCGCAGGCGGGCAAAAGAAGAACAAAGGGCAGGAGTCGGTTCATGCACCTGAGCATAGCGATACCGCACTGTGAAGCTATTCCGCTTTTGTGCAAAATGACGCCACCGCTTGACGCCTACCTCGCCAGCGAGCGATGCTATCAGCATGAAACGCCAAGCTGCTAAATCACCCGCACAGGCTCACTGCCGCATCGTGCTCACCGGCGGCCCCGGTGGCGGCAAAACGACTGCCGCAGACCTCTTCCGCCGCGAGATCGGCGACCGCGTCGTCATGGTGCCAGAGGCCGCCACCATGGTCTTCAGCGGCGGCTTCCCCCGCTCCACCCTGCCCATGGCCGTGCATGCCGCACAGCGTGCCATCTACCATGTTCAGCGGAATCTCGAGGACGTACAGGCCGCGCTCTATCCCGAAAAAGTGCTCCTCTGTGACCGTGGCACCGTCGATGGCGCCGCCTACTGGCCCGGAGACAGCGCAGACTTTTTCGCAGAGATGGGCAGCACACTCGCGGCCGAGCTGGCACGCTATGACGCCGTCATCTTCTTTGAAAGCGCCGCCGCTGGCGGCATGGACATCCAGAGTGGCAATCCCATCCGCAATGAAACCCTGGAGCAGGCCGTGCAGCTCGATCACCGGCTCCGCGCCCTCTGGTCGCAGCACCCGCGCTTCATTCTCGTGCCGCATAATCCATCCTTCTTCAAAAAGATCTCCCACGGCCTCGCCGTGCTCGACAGCATCGTACGCGAGCTCGACTGCAAACCACCTCCGCAGCCCAGACGCACCGCCCCACCCTCGCGGCGGTCCGGAGTCTGATTTTTTTTGTGGTTGAGGCCTCGGCACATACTCCCAATGATGCCGCGCCATGAAAAAAGTCTCACCCCGCCTCTGCTCACTCGCCTTGCCCATGGTGCTCGCACTCAGCACCATCCTCATCGCCTGCACCACCGTGCCGGAGATGGGCCGCAGCTCCTTCAATTTCATCCCCAACACGCACCTCAGCCAAATGGGGCTGACCGAGTTCGAAAAGATGAAAAAGGACAAGCGCCGCTCCTACAACAGCACCCAACTCGCCGCCGTCAATCGTGTGGCCACCCGGCTCAAGCGTGTCGTCCCCCTCCGCAATGCCAACTGGGAATTCGTCCTCTTTGATGACAGTCAGCCAAACGCCTTCGCCCTCCCCGGCGGCAAAGTCGGCGTCAACAGCGGCATCTTCAAAGTCGCTCACAATGATGCCCAGCTCGCCGCCGTGCTCGGCCATGAGCTAGCCCACGTCGTCGCCGGACACAGCGGCGAGCGCATGAGCACCAGCATCCTCGGAGCCGCAGGCGTCGCCGTCCTCGGAGCCATGCTAGGCCAAGAAGGCGGCCCCGATGCCAACATCGCCACCACCGCCGCAGGTGCCGCCGTCGGACTCGGCGTCCTGCGCTTCGGCCGTGGACAGGAGCTCGAAGCCGATAAAATGGGAGCCATCTACATGGCCCGTGGCGGCTACGACCCGCAGCAGAGCATCCAGCTTTGGCAAAACTTCGCTGCACACAGCCGCAGCAAGAGCGGAGCCCAGCTCCCCGCCTTCCTCAGCACCCACCCGCTCGACTCCACCCGCATCGAAAGCCTCCGCGCCTTCATGCCCCGCGCCATGCAGGAGTATCATTGATCCCCTTCCCCCCCCCTTGCACGCTCATGCTCCGCCCACTCCTCGCACTCAGTCTCGCCCTGGCTCAGCCCTTAATAGCGGCAGATGAATACCCACCAGGGCCAGACTCCAAGCCCCAACCCGGCATCGCCAAAGGCACCCTCATCAAAGACACCTACCGCGCCGCCAGCGACAGCGTCTTCCCCGGCACCGAGCGTGAATACACCCTCTACCTCCCCGCCGCATTCGATCCGGCAAAGCCCACGCCCTACATGGTCTTCCAGGACGGCGTCATCTACCAGGCCCCCACCGTCTTCGACAATCTCATCGCCAAAAAAGAAATCCCACCCCTCGTCGGCGTCTTCATCCGCCCCGGCGTCGTCCCCGCAGCGAACGACAATGCCCTCCCCCGCTTCAATCGCAGCTACGAATACGACAGCGTCAACCCCTCCTACTCGCAGTTCCTCATCGACGAGTTCCTGCCCGCCATCGAGGCCAAGCACGGCCTCAAACTGAGCACCGATCCCAATCACGCCGCCATCTCCGGCAACAGCAGCGGCGGCATCTGTGCCTTCATGGCCGCGTGGCATCGCCCGGACCGCTTTCGTCGCGTCTTTACAGGCGTGGGCACCTACGTCGGCATTCACGGGGCCGATCAACTGCCCGTCCTCGTCCGCAAAGTCGAGCCCAAGCCCCTCCGCGTCTTCCTCCAAAGCGGCACCGGCGACAACAACCTCTACTGCGGCGACTGGTGGATGGCCAACCAGATGATGGAACGCAGCCTCACCTGGGCCGGTTACGACGTGAACCACGCCTGGGGCGAAGGCGGCCACAACGCCAAACACGCCACCCAAATCTTCCCCGACGTGATGCGCTGGCTCTGGCGCGACTGGCAGACGAACATCGAAGTGAAGGCCAACCCGAAAGACGATTCGAAGTGGAAAGGCTACGAAATCATCCCCACCGGCTCCGCCTGGGAAAAAGTGGAGAATTCACTCAAACAGCCCGCACATCACCTCCAAGTCGATCTCAGCGGCCAAATCACTCCCACAGCCAATCCACATCCTAGAGCCGTGGACCACACCGGACGCAAAATCGCCCTCCCAGAAGGAGGCAATGGTCAATCCCTCTGCTTATCACCCGATCAAACACTCGCCTACATCTCGCAAAAAAACGCCCACTTCATCCACTCTGCCCAAATCAGCCCCAGCGGCACCCTCCAGCATGCCCAGCCCTATTACATGCTCGAAACCCGAGATGACGGCACCTGCGAAGCCTCCGGCATGAGCGTGGACACCGAAGGCCGCCTCTACGTCGCCACCGCACTCGGCGTGCAAGTCTGTGATCAGGCTGGCCGCGTCAACTACATCCTCCCCACGCCCAAACAGCCCCTAGACGTCTGCTTCGGCGGCAAAGACCTCAGCGAACTATTCATCGCCTGCGGCGACACCATCTACAAACGCCCCACCAAGGCCAAAGGCGTGATCAGCGGCCAACAAAAGCCCCTCAAGCCCACCGCCCCGAAACTCTAAGTCCCGCCCTAACGCTCCGCCCCACCCTTTGCTTGTTGGTAAACTCCCTCAGACCGATTGGGGAGTCTGCATTGTTCTCCAGAGGCAGCGAATCGAGCAAAAAGAAGCAAGAGCACGCTCGCCGTCAACTCTACCTCTTCGCCCAAGGCTTACGCACCAAAACCATGGAAAATGGGACGTGTGACTTCGGAGCGGAAGGTTGGGTCAAGGGCGCATCGCTTGCGCTTGCGCTTGCTGCTCATGGAACCTTTTAGTGGGCTGGCCTTCAGCACCTTGGCTGATATTTCGCGCAGCAAAGTGAGGCTGTGCGCGGCGGTTTTGTCCCGCACCTGGCAGTGATCCTCGTTGTAGGTCACGTCCAGCAGATGATGGCACTGATTTTGACTCGCTACACTCGCCCTGCGGGCTGCC is part of the Verrucomicrobiaceae bacterium genome and harbors:
- the trpE gene encoding anthranilate synthase component I, whose protein sequence is MPQLHLQPDFPTFQSLAEKGSLVPVVAELTADYETPLSAFQKIHDGRCGFLLESAELTQHSGRYSLLGSSPRIIFTARGKEIEIEERGQKRTFTTEGDPLTELEMLMKAFRPHDALPLPVFHGGAVGYLAYDMVRFFEPTLPAPKKDELGLPDMVFMITDTVLVFDHRTRRLSIIANVHTDEHATLEAAYEWAKEQISEVMTRLEKPLAAKPLQAFAPVSNEQLPAPAGNTTREEYEAMVLKMKEYIAAGDIFQGVPSQRFETAYHGSTIDLFRALRHVNPSPYMFCMDFPQGFALVGSSPEVHVKCMDGRIDIHPIAGTRWRGKTKAEDDALADELLHDPKERAEHIMLVDLARNDVGRVADYGSVRVSDLMVIERYSHVMHIVSNVDGRLRPEKSAYDVMRATFPAGTVSGSPKVRAMEIINECEKSKRCAYAGAVGYFGFDGNLDSCIALRTCVVKDGKAYVQAGAGVVADSDPAYEYRETVNKATGMLRAIEWAKQLGEK
- a CDS encoding AAA family ATPase encodes the protein MKRQAAKSPAQAHCRIVLTGGPGGGKTTAADLFRREIGDRVVMVPEAATMVFSGGFPRSTLPMAVHAAQRAIYHVQRNLEDVQAALYPEKVLLCDRGTVDGAAYWPGDSADFFAEMGSTLAAELARYDAVIFFESAAAGGMDIQSGNPIRNETLEQAVQLDHRLRALWSQHPRFILVPHNPSFFKKISHGLAVLDSIVRELDCKPPPQPRRTAPPSRRSGV
- a CDS encoding M48 family metallopeptidase, which gives rise to MKKVSPRLCSLALPMVLALSTILIACTTVPEMGRSSFNFIPNTHLSQMGLTEFEKMKKDKRRSYNSTQLAAVNRVATRLKRVVPLRNANWEFVLFDDSQPNAFALPGGKVGVNSGIFKVAHNDAQLAAVLGHELAHVVAGHSGERMSTSILGAAGVAVLGAMLGQEGGPDANIATTAAGAAVGLGVLRFGRGQELEADKMGAIYMARGGYDPQQSIQLWQNFAAHSRSKSGAQLPAFLSTHPLDSTRIESLRAFMPRAMQEYH
- a CDS encoding SMP-30/gluconolactonase/LRE family protein gives rise to the protein MLRPLLALSLALAQPLIAADEYPPGPDSKPQPGIAKGTLIKDTYRAASDSVFPGTEREYTLYLPAAFDPAKPTPYMVFQDGVIYQAPTVFDNLIAKKEIPPLVGVFIRPGVVPAANDNALPRFNRSYEYDSVNPSYSQFLIDEFLPAIEAKHGLKLSTDPNHAAISGNSSGGICAFMAAWHRPDRFRRVFTGVGTYVGIHGADQLPVLVRKVEPKPLRVFLQSGTGDNNLYCGDWWMANQMMERSLTWAGYDVNHAWGEGGHNAKHATQIFPDVMRWLWRDWQTNIEVKANPKDDSKWKGYEIIPTGSAWEKVENSLKQPAHHLQVDLSGQITPTANPHPRAVDHTGRKIALPEGGNGQSLCLSPDQTLAYISQKNAHFIHSAQISPSGTLQHAQPYYMLETRDDGTCEASGMSVDTEGRLYVATALGVQVCDQAGRVNYILPTPKQPLDVCFGGKDLSELFIACGDTIYKRPTKAKGVISGQQKPLKPTAPKL